The sequence TGCTTGTTGGCCACCAGACACAACTTGGTCAAGGCCTCAAACAGGTAGTCACACTGCAGCACCAGGTCCCCCTGAGCAAATAGAAAATGCAACAATGGAAATGGAAATGCACATTTTCTAGTTCTATTCCATTCAGAAAATAACTGGTGCAAAgcataataaaaaatatacatttgtaCACATCAATAAAAAGATTTTTGGGCAGCCAACCTTTTGCTTGATATCCTCACATTGGACATGGAGGATCAGGAAGTTGTCACTCAGGGTGCTGACTGACACACCTGGAAGAACACACACCACCCACTTTAGAACAGTGGTTGAATtaacacagtatacacacacggACTAGTCCATTGAGAGAGGAAAAACttcacacttgcacacacatcTAGTCAGCTTTATTCCACTCAGTGGTGCTAACCTTTGAGGTTGTTGAACTCCACCCGCTGTTTGATCTTGGCCTCCTCCACCAGGTAGGCTGCACTTCCAGTGTAGATCAGCTGTCTGAAACGTGGCCTGAAGCCATTCCTGTCGTACTTCACCACAGGAACACTGTACTGTGGGAAGGTATGGGGCTTACTTTCATTTGAACATTAAAGTTGATTTGAACTCTGACATAGCTTatttagctctgtgtgtttaCCTTGATGCGTTCTTGCCTAATCATCTGGTAGACTTTAATGTGGATGTCTTCCTCACCTGACCAGATAACAATGCAACTGGTCAAATTACATAAATCATTTTCATTATCACTGTTGCTTTGTAAGAGGCACACAATTGGGCACATAATTCATCAGCACAAGGCCTATGCCTTACGTATCCTGGTGTCCACAAATGGTATGCCCACACTGTGAGGGTAGTTCTCTTTTGTTCCTTTGAATATGGAACTGGTCAATCCTTTGATTTGCAACTGTAAGTGGGGTAAGCAAACAGATGTATTAAGTGACCAGTGAGGCTATCTCTATAGTCAAATGCAGTACAAATATGCATTAAAGCACCCTGGCTTGTAGGGTAGGCCTACCTGTGCTTTCCGCTCTGTCATGATTCCTTGCACATACCTCCGTACCATGTGCCGGGTGTAAAGTTTCCTCAACATCTGTGAGGCCTACAAGTACAAATGTATGTAATAAGTGTACAGTATACTCATACCATGACACACAGGCGTGCAGAACGAGGTTAGCGCAAGTATTCAAGTAAAGTCAATTCCCTACTGCGTCTCACCTCCTGCATAATGGGAGGTGGGGTTAGCCAGGTGTTCTTGTCCAGAACTGTTTTGGGTAGATTCTCCTTGAGCCGTGTGAGGTAGTTTTGCCTGACAAATGCCAGGTACTCTGTGTTGTCAACACAGGCTGGCTGATTTCTAGTCATGAAGCCCTTGATGAACctacaaaatataaatacaagAGATTTGATTGGTGAGCTTTATGTTGTTTCATTGTGTGTGGTAGATGTTGGACCTTTGTCTTTGAAAATATCTTCAGATGTTTGTCTCTTACCTCTTAATGACCTTAACAGCCCAGGctctcttatccctctctctcctggccTTCATGCCTCTCCAGCATGTCTCAATCTTTGTAGCTAACAAGACAACACAAGCTGATAAACTTATCGGCTTATACATCATATTTGTTATACTAGTTCCAAGGAAGTCAAAGTAGAGGCCTGTTGTGTCTCGTTCAGCAGTTACCTGCTTGTCTCTGTCTCATGTAGTCTCCCTTCACTCTGTAGCCTTTGTACTTTGCTTGGATCCTTGTAGCTGTAACATAAAGAGACATACATAAAACCTAACTTCATAGGCAAATAGGTTCATTTTCTTTGAAATAATCCAACACCATATAACAATCCAATTCCTGAATTTTTGTAGTGGTCTGTGATCCGTTGTTTGAAAGACTTAAGCTAGAGCCAGGACCCACCCAGCTCATGCTTGCAGACCTCAAAGGCGTCTTCGGTGGCAAACAGAGTCCTGGGATGGCGGATGAAGATCTTGGTCCTTTTTTGTATCATGAAAGACAAGCCAGTGAGAAACAGCCAGACTGGGTGTCACAAGGTGAACCCAAACGTATAATCCTGGAGAGCACCTCACCTTCCCATCTTGTACTCATCAGGCTTGTAGCCCAGGTGCTTGATCAGGCACTCCACCCCCTCTGCGGCTGTACCTTTCCAGTTAGGCCAGGTGTCTGGACACAGGGGTTTGTACCTGACAGGGACAACAGGAAACACCAGTGTTAAATATATTGTTTGGAGAGCATCAGATCAACATACAGTAATGCAGCCATGTATCAGAGCAGGGTGTGCTGGACAGAGCAATTGCACACTATCTACAGAACTTTGAAGTGCAGGTTGTATTTACCTCTGCAGGAAGATCTCATATCTCCGGCGGTAAGCGAAGCCGGCCCGTCTGACCCTCAGGTGCTCCATCAGCCCCAGGTACTTCACCTGGTGTCTCACCAACACGTCGTCAAAGAGCCCTGCGCGAGGCAAGAGAGAGGTCACAAGGCTACAGGCATCAGGTCATGCACTGTGAATGAATGCGCCAAGTAATACTTTGTAGGGCATGCATAGGTCAAGTCCATTAGGGAAGGTTATTTTTGGTGTAATGGCTGTactgagtgtgtaggtgtgtggtgCTTAGTCAAATAGACTACCGTAGATGTAAGTTCCGGTTTATAGATGAGGCCTCACCTGGCTGCTTGCCTTCATTAGGCTTCATACAGCGGACGTACCAGGGCTCTTTAGACATGAGGATCTCAGTCAGGCCTACCAGACTGCTCTTAAACTGAGTGGCCACCTGAGAAGACAGGGGATTAACATGCAAGCTTATAGAAAGGTCAGAACACCATACACACAACAGTAAAGGATGGGTATGTTTCTAATTCACTTTGGTGAATCATGTGTCAACAGAAAGTCTCTTTACTGTTTCAGGTCTCTTCTTGCTGTCCGGCTCAGTGCTGGGAAAGCAGTGTTTAACAATGGCATTCTTAGACTGGCGCATAACCTGAAGGTGGAAAATCTCTCAGTTAAATCTCCCAGGATGAAAGATAAAGAACCGGCTTCTTTTCAAAACCAAGAGGCAGTCAAACAAACACTCCCACAGTCCTCCCTCTTAACAGTCCTGTCAGTCTATCCCAAAGCAATGCTTAACAATCATCTCCTCTATAATTCACAGGTGTGCTTAACAATGAATAATACAGCAGTTGGCAGGATGTAAATTCCGGACCACAACAGTGCCAGCGAGAGCCCTGGGCACACTTACCTCTTTAATGTTCCTGTACAGGAGATCATTATTTTTGTCCAGGAATCCTGGAAAACAGAAAGGTATAGTTGAGAGTAAATAACAGATAAAGACTGGTGACACTTTCTGTCAGTGAGACAGAAAGTGAGGAGAACTGGGGGGCGACTCTTGGGACATATTCGGCTTACTGAAACAATATCAAAGAGACACATTAGAGAgacaaatatggagagtggtgtacagaaacagtgagaggaagggcagagtACTTGGGTATATTACGTTGTGGAACTCATCTCTCACCGACCACACAGTATGTGACTTCCCCTGCATAGTGTAAGAGGCGGAAGTCTCCTCGTTCCAGAGTCTTCCGGGTCTTTTGGTCAGCCAGCTTGTGTCTGCAGGAtgtggacagagagaagaggatgtTCTAGTCAGGTGTTACAGAGGCAGACCGTGACCCCTCCATCCTCAGCTGTCAGTTGGGGGAGCTCAGCTTTATCTAATAGTTCTTGTTAGAAATGTATTACTGTGCTGCAGTATCCCAACGCTGCCTCACTCACGTGACGAAATGGGGGTGACCTCCCATCTTCTCCTCCAGCTTCTCCAGGAAGGTCATGTCTGTGGCCTCTCCCGGACGTAGACACTCCTCGTCCTAGTGGAAAGGAGACAGAACATGAGCGCAAAACCAATCCAAAGCTATCGTGTCTGTCTGACGACATTTCAATCTGACTGCGAGtaggtcagtcagccagtcaag is a genomic window of Salvelinus alpinus chromosome 18, SLU_Salpinus.1, whole genome shotgun sequence containing:
- the LOC139544486 gene encoding unconventional myosin-Ih-like isoform X2; this encodes MEGSLTARDRVGIQDFLLLDAYTSESAVLDNLRKRFNENLIYTYIGTLLVSVNPYKELGIYTKKQMDIYMGVNFFELPPHIYALADNVYRTMLTETNNHFILISGESGAGKTEASKKILQFYAVSCPSTKLLDNVRDRLLLSNPVLEAFGNAKTLKNDNSSRFGKYMDIQFDHMGGAVGGHILSYLLEKSRVVHQNHGERSFHIFYQLVEGGEEDLLRWLGLERNCQRYSYLVQVGEGECAKVSSVNDKSDWKTVRKALSIIEFSESNIESLFAIIGSVLHLGNVTFVADSQGYATLNNSPEIHWLSKLLGIPAQVIQVGLTHRKIEARSEELLSPFTVDQAVYAKDALAKAIYGRTFTWLVNELNESLANKDSSRKTVIGLLDIYGFEVFSVNSFEQFCINYCNEKLQQLFIQLTLKSEQEEYEMEGIEWESVPYFNNKIICDLVEEKFKGIISVLDEECLRPGEATDMTFLEKLEEKMGGHPHFVTHKLADQKTRKTLERGDFRLLHYAGEVTYCVVGFLDKNNDLLYRNIKEVMRQSKNAIVKHCFPSTEPDSKKRPETVATQFKSSLVGLTEILMSKEPWYVRCMKPNEGKQPGLFDDVLVRHQVKYLGLMEHLRVRRAGFAYRRRYEIFLQRYKPLCPDTWPNWKGTAAEGVECLIKHLGYKPDEYKMGRTKIFIRHPRTLFATEDAFEVCKHELATRIQAKYKGYRVKGDYMRQRQAATKIETCWRGMKARRERDKRAWAVKVIKRFIKGFMTRNQPACVDNTEYLAFVRQNYLTRLKENLPKTVLDKNTWLTPPPIMQEASQMLRKLYTRHMVRRYVQGIMTERKAQLQIKGLTSSIFKGTKENYPHSVGIPFVDTRIREEDIHIKVYQMIRQERIKYSVPVVKYDRNGFRPRFRQLIYTGSAAYLVEEAKIKQRVEFNNLKGVSVSTLSDNFLILHVQCEDIKQKGDLVLQCDYLFEALTKLCLVANKHNFIKVVQGSVKFDIQPGREGFVDFKSGQETMIYRAKNGHLMVESTRTKSRAMIQN
- the LOC139544486 gene encoding unconventional myosin-Ih-like isoform X3 encodes the protein MEGSLTARDRVGIQDFLLLDAYTSESAVLDNLRKRFNENLIYTYIGTLLVSVNPYKELGIYTKKQMDIYMGVNFFELPPHIYALADNVYRTMLTETNNHFILISGESGAGKTEASKKILQFYAVSCPSTKLLDNVRDRLLLSNPVLEAFGNAKTLKNDNSSRFGKYMDIQFDHMGGAVGGHILSYLLEKSRVVHQNHGERSFHIFYQLVEGGEEDLLRWLGLERNCQRYSYLVQGECAKVSSVNDKSDWKTVRKALSIIEFSESNIESLFAIIGSVLHLGNVTFVADSQGYATLNNSPEIHWLSKLLGIPAQVIQVGLTHRKIEARSEELLSPFTVDQAVYAKDALAKAIYGRTFTWLVNELNESLANKDSSRKTVIGLLDIYGFEVFSVNSFEQFCINYCNEKLQQLFIQLTLKSEQEEYEMEGIEWESVPYFNNKIICDLVEEKFKGIISVLDEECLRPGEATDMTFLEKLEEKMGGHPHFVTHKLADQKTRKTLERGDFRLLHYAGEVTYCVVGFLDKNNDLLYRNIKEVMRQSKNAIVKHCFPSTEPDSKKRPETVATQFKSSLVGLTEILMSKEPWYVRCMKPNEGKQPGLFDDVLVRHQVKYLGLMEHLRVRRAGFAYRRRYEIFLQRYKPLCPDTWPNWKGTAAEGVECLIKHLGYKPDEYKMGRTKIFIRHPRTLFATEDAFEVCKHELATRIQAKYKGYRVKGDYMRQRQAATKIETCWRGMKARRERDKRAWAVKVIKRFIKGFMTRNQPACVDNTEYLAFVRQNYLTRLKENLPKTVLDKNTWLTPPPIMQEASQMLRKLYTRHMVRRYVQGIMTERKAQLQIKGLTSSIFKGTKENYPHSVGIPFVDTRIREEDIHIKVYQMIRQERIKYSVPVVKYDRNGFRPRFRQLIYTGSAAYLVEEAKIKQRVEFNNLKGVSVSTLSDNFLILHVQCEDIKQKGDLVLQCDYLFEALTKLCLVANKHNFIKVVQGSVKFDIQPGREGFVDFKSGQETMIYRAKNGHLMVESTRTKSRAMIQN